The DNA window taaaaaagaagtgttgGGGATTAGCCCTAGTGGGCCTCTCAGGAGATGGCAGATTTGAGATGTTGTGTTCCTTTCCATCTTTCCTCTCTTGCACACGTGTTCACAGAGCACTTTcaatgagccaggcactgttttcGGCACACAAAAAACGTGGGTTAATGTTCTACTACCagagacagacaaaaaataaaatctgaaccaAAATACTCATAGCTTctctatgctttctttttcttagtgtAAGTGTACCATATTTACACTAAATGGACTCATAATTATGGAGccataattatgttttaaaacttctagagctcattttatatactttttaaaaaagattctatttattcatttgacacagagagacacagagagagagagcatgcatgagcagggggaaaggcagagggagagggagaagcagactccctgctgagtcggGAGCCCCACGTggaactcgatcccgggacctggagaccatgacctgagccgaaggcagatgcttaaccatctgagccacccaggcgcccctcattttatatactttttagtGTGtgttagaaaaaatttttaattcaggtATGATTTGCATGCAGTAAAATATGCACCCTTTTTTTGGTGTTCAATTCtagtattttgaaaaatgtgtgcTAAAAAAACAACTCTATTGCTATAATTTACATGCTCTAAATTTCACCTGATAAAAGTGTAGAATGCAATGGTTTTTCGTATATTCACAGAGTAATGCAActgtcaccacaatcaattttataatattttcatcacccccaaaagaaactcccTATGAGCAGTCACCCGTCCCAATCAACCACGAATCTACTTTTATCTCAATGATTTGCCTGTTCcggacattttgtataaatgggaTTGTGTAACACGTGGTCGGTTGTGACTTGTCTCACTTAGCGTCATGTTCCTGAGGCTTATCCAAGTTGTGACATATAtcatccttcatttctttctactaATGAtcaatattccattgcatggagaGACCAcgtcttgtttatccattcatctgtggatggacatttgggttgtttccactttgatttgatgaataatgctgttatgaacattcacaCAGACGTTTTTGCGTGGACGTGTTTTCATCTCTCTGGAGGATACACCGGGAAGTGGAATCGTCGGGTCCTACGGTAGCCATACGTCTAACGTCAGGAGGAGCCGCCGCGGTGTTTTGCCAGTGGCTGCGCCATTTTACAATCCCTGCAGCAACGTATgagggttcccttctctccacatccttgccactaCCCGTTCCTTTCCATCTCTTTAACGATAGCCGTTCTGTGGTGTGAAGCAGCAGCTCACTGTAGAGCTCATTTACATTTCCAAATGAGCACGTTAAGCACCTTTGCATGAATAGCTTATAGGTCATttggacgtcttctttggagaaatgtcattcaggttctttgcttgttttttaattgagttgcGAGAGTTCtttataggagcacctgggtggctcagctggttaaccgtctgactcttgatttcggctcaggtcatgatctcagggttgtgagttcgagccccacgtggggatccatgctgggtgtggagccttcttaagattctctctctccctcttaaaaaaaagagttctttgtatattctcgATGCAAATCacttatcatatatatgatttgcaaaatattttctcccagtgttgtctttttacttgattgcgtcctttgaagcacaaatgtttttaatgtttatgaaGTCCAACTTGCAGACCATCTTTTCTATCactagagagagagtgagagcgatgTCTGCTTCTTAGGGGTTCCCACTTATTTTGACTTTCTCTTGCAGCCCCACAGAGCCACCTAGTTATATACAGTTGGAATGAACGAATGCAGTAATCGGATGACGAGCCCTCACTGTCTGCCTTCAGAGCCGTCAGGACCTCACAGCCACAGAAGTTTCTGTGCACTGCCCATGCGTGAGATCAACATGGAGATTCCTTGCATGGACGTGTCTGAGTTTAATAGACTGCTTTCTAATTTGTGATTTGTTCATAAAGAGCCCCCCTTTCAGGATAATTACAGAGTCCTGTAACAATCTATTAATTGGGCCTGGTTTCTGGGCCTCCTGTTTCCTCAGCCTTCAGCTGGGCTGCCCCAGCAGTACGTGGCCCCCTCCAGCAGCCCAAGCAGATGTGGCTGACCCAGACACCCtccagctgggagccagggagggctCAGGGGAATGAGTGGAAGGCCCGGGAGGTAGAAGACCACACTTCCCATCTGAGCCCTGCGGCCTTGCTCACTGAGCCACTCTGGGCCTTTGCATTTCCTTCTGAACCATGAGGTGGAAGTGAAGGAACCTAATACAGGGTGTGTAATATGTGCCCGGCTTAGAAGTATACAGCTTAGAAGTGCAGTTGTCTAAGCACATTACCCCCAAAtgatggttttgtttgtttgtttgttttaagatttaattttttttgacagagagagagagtgcacatgagtggggggaggggcagagggaggtagagagagaatctaaagcaggctcaaggcccagtgtggagcctgatgtggggctccatctcatgacctgaaccaaaatcaggagtcagacgcttaaacaactgagccacccagatgccccaagattttatttttaagtaatctctacacctaatttggggctcgaactcacaaccccaagatcaagagtcacatgctctactaactgagccagccagatgctccCCAAATGATGTTTTTTACAAGATTGTATTAAGGTTGCCTGTTGACATGACTCTTGTTAAGATGTCTTTTGAAAAGATGTTAGAAGAAAGCAGGACCAGCGAAGAAGGAGGTCAAAGCTGATCCCTACTGCAGGGTGCCCACTGCAGCCAGCCCTGTCTGCCGCAGCTCGGGCCCCCATCTCTTGCCCAACCACTGGCTTCCTCTGCCCATGGTGGACCCAGTTACGACTTTATATACATGTCTCTacactattatccccattttacagatgaggtaactCAAAGTAACCTGCTCAAGGTCATTGGCTAACAAAGGTCTGAGTCCAGGTTCAAACCCAGATTTCACATCGTGGGGGCCGTAACCACTAAGGACACCACTTCCCTCCCAGGACCTTAGTCTTTAATATTCCTCTAAACTGGGCGGCAGACGTAATAAAGCAAGGAAGTGTTTCTACgctgccctcctctctccttaGCCTGAGAGTCTGAGGCTGGTGGGGGAATCTTGTGTGGTTTCAGCGAAAGGAGAGGGGCATGATCAAGCAATCAGGCAGCCAGGGCCTGAGGGGAACCCGGGGCTGTCCCACTGAACTGGAGGGTCTGGAACAAGTGCTGAGTTTTCAATGCTGTGATTGTGAAGGATGAGGCAGGAGGAGGCGGGGAGGAGTCATAAAAGGGCTACAACTCACTCTGGGTCTTAAAGGAAGGGAAGCGTTTACAGACAGGTCAGAGGGATGACATCCCTGGTAAAGGACACTGGAAAGAGCAATATCTGGGATGAGAGAGGGGGGTAGGCCATATTGACCTGTACCTAAAGAAGGGGCGTTGTAGGGGGTGTGGTGGTCCGTCAGCCTGGATAGGGCAAGTAGGGCCCACTATCAAAGGTCTTGAAAGGCAGACAGTGGAATCTGACAATAGGGAGCTATTGTAGGTGCTAGAGTAGTATCCTGATGAGttgggaaatagaaataaaagaggtAATCAGTACAAACTTTGTAAGCCAAACAGAACAATTTCTGGAAGCATTTTCCAAAGttggattttatttgtaagtctATAAGCTTTATTAGCTTTCAGTTTTAGCAACAAAGGAGCCTTTCCCGTCTTCTCTTCCAGAGCCCAAAACCTGGGACAAATCTCCCTGCTGCATCTTAAGAGGCCTGCCAGCTCCCCCCTGAGGGTCCTTCTGTCCAGCTGGAGGGGCATTTTCAAGCTTTGTGATGAGGAAAGCCAGTGTGCTTGCAGGAGATGGTGACTCAGCGGTCCTTTCTGGGAGTCCAGGCTTTCCTCTGGCCTCAGGCTGACCATCTAAGAAAAGGAGCTGAGTGTGCTCACTGCCTCCTGGTTTTGGAGAGGAGTTAATGCTTACCATTGCACCCAGTTCTTGCCTCTAAATACCAACAAGACTGTCTTGGCCCCAGacatagttttgttttccttgctccTCTTTCGGGGCAAGGGACATACAGCTTTGAACATTGGAGCTGATCTTAATTCCCAGGGAAGGATGCCCAGACACTACCCAGAAGCTGAGTGCCCTTCGCTCCCAGCTCTCACCCTGAGGGGCTGAAAGTGGACAAGGTCAGGCACAGTCAGAAGATGGTCATTCAAGGGCTGGGGCCTGTGTTTACTGGTCTGTGAAACATTACTAACCCACGTCCCACCCAGCCCTCACAAGGTGGCTATTAGGAGGATGTgctaagaaaatgaagatgaggGCTCCCCTAAAACTACTCTGGGCAACTTCTCATTTGTTATCAGCATTTTCAGATCTAGTTCTAACCCAAGTGCATTCATTTTGGGGAACAAGTCACTCAGCTCTACCAAAGAAATGCGAGTCTTCTAAACCATCGAAGTTTAGGACTCTGTGTCAGAATCACTGATGAAAATGCAATGAGGGCCCCAGGAGGATCTGTGCCCAGAGATCTGTGTTTTAACCTGGGCCGCACACGCTCCACTGGGAGAACTACTGTTTTAACATTGGGCAAACAAGGCCGGCCTGGGACCAGGAAGAGAAACAAGGGAGATAACAGCCCTCCAAAGGCCAGAGTGAGAGGTCTGCCAACCCCCGCCTCGACTggcacagggagggagaagtggaAGGGCCTTGGCCTTCATCTGGCCCAACCCCAACTTCACTGATAAGGAAATTAGGGGCCAGAGAGCACAATGAGTCCAAGTCACCCAAGGAATTCATGTGGACTGCAGTCCCCTTGCTCAGAAGCCCTCATCACTactccttccctgcttccccttcgtgtgtgtgtgtgtgtgtgtgtgtgtgtgtgtgtgtgtttcattctGCACCTGCCAGGGCCACACCTCCCAGTAGCAGGTCATGCCCCTTGGAGCCCTAGGTTCCTTGTCTAGTTAAGAGGCTGGCTCCATTTCTTGGTACTCCTGCAGCCTAGCCTTTTACATTCAGAGAtcaattttgtaattttcatgaCTGTGTTAACAAATGGAACTGTGActttttcacaaaagaaaaatgttccttAGAGTCCTTCCAGTTCCTTTAAGTGCCTTGAGCCCGGTACCTGGGCCTTCTAACCCAGGGCAACCAGGTGAACTCTCCCTACTGAGACTCTGGCTCAGTGGGAGGTCTGACTCTCTCCTCGACTTCCAGGGCTTTCCAGCACTTTCCCCTGGGAGCATCAGCCCGCACAGGACCAAGGCAGCCAGGGTTCTTGGCACAGCTGGCACACAATTCACACACCTCCGTTACCAGGCTGGCAGGCAGCCCCggaaaaggacagagaaacaCACAAGTGGACTGGAGTCTGCTGAAACTTGCCTTTTAcaggcccccctccctctccttttatttCACAGCACCGATGAGACTCAAccattttaacaaacattttttttattagaaaagtaaaaaatattgcaTAGGTCTTAATACTTGAACATCAAGTGTATTCATGAACAGCAAGTATCTTCATGTAAACAGTTCTAGATGGAAGACCCAGATGGCACTCCTCGGGGGGAGGGgttccagcccccaccccaatcccaccccatcccctcacagCTCCACTCCTCAGCACATACCGGGGGATGGGCAAACGCAGCTCCTAGGTGTAGTTATTCTTCAGGTGTCAAAGATCCCCAAGTGACCCCCACATCACCCCTTCCTCCTTACATTCATGCGTCTGTAAGATAGCTGCCTAGGACAGGTCAGTAGTGAAGCTCtgatcaaaaaaacaaaagctacaaaaacaaagaacacattTGGCCCCTTCAGACCGTGAGATACACAAACCACCTTGACCTCCCCCCCTCCCACCAGGGCCGCTACCAGGAGCACACACCCCTTGCAGAGGCCAGCGCAGCCCAGCTGCTCACCTGGCTGTCACACCACTGTTGTCGTAACTGTCagttcacaataaaaataataaggtacATGCTACATACACCTCCAGCCGGAAGCCCGGTTGGCCCCTAAGCCTTTGTTTCATGCTACAGTACTGAGGGGCATATACCCCCGCCGGGGGCCACCTGCACACCTCAGAGCTTCCATGGAAACACAATGTTCCCCACCACCTCAACCTTCCTCCCCACAGGTGGCTGTTGTCAGTTTTCTAACGACAGGCCTCAGTCCCTCGGCTCCTGCCTGCCAAAGTCCACCTCAAAAGTTCAGTTGTCTCTGCCATGGGGGCAGGTCGGCCCCCCCGGCCCAAGTTCAACACTCCTCTATGAGCAGTTGCTCCGAGCTGTACAGCTTTTTCTTGATGACTCGGAAGCCGGTGCTCAGCGTCAGGGACTGGCTGAAGCCGGGCACGAAGGTGGAGTTGGCGGAGCTGAACAGGCCCTGGATCTTAGGCCAGAGGCGTGAGTCCAGGCGCAGCACGAGGGTCAGCTGGAAGGTGGGCACCAGGCTGGGGTCGAGGGCCAGCTGGCCGACGCTGTGGCAGCTCTTGCCTTGCTCTACGCAGACGTCCAGCAGCGCCCCCCGCAGGCCGCACGGCTCGCTGTAGGCCAGGCGCAGTAGTTCCTTGCCCACCTGGCTCACCAGCTGGCCAGGCATCAGCAGGCGCGCTGGGCGCCGCGAGCCCAGCCGCGCCTGGGACAGGCTCTCCTGCAGCAGCTGCATCAGGCTGGCACACAAGTGCTCATCCTCAGGGTCACTGAGCAGCTCGAAGTCGGGCAGGGACACCCCGTCCAGGTATGCCGAGTCTAGTAGGGAGAACACACAGGAGAGGGATTTAAGAGCAGCTCCGAAAGGGGGAGGTGCTATTTCGTTAAGAAACCAACACACTCCTTCCCACTCCGTGCCTCGGTTTCTGCCCCACATTCGTACCCTATACTCCAATCCCCGTTCCTCCATCCCGCCGCCCCATCCGCAATCGGGGTTCCGATGGGATATGAAGCCGAGGCTGCGCTGACTCCTTCCAGAGCGGCGCTTTCTCACCTCCCCGGCCCCTCGAGTCGAGTCCAGTCTCCGCCCACGGCTTACCTTCCTCCGGCCCAAAGCCACTGTTGCTGCTGTCCAGGGACTCGCAGTCCGAGCTCTCCAGGCTCGCGCAGCGGCCAAGCCCCTCTTCTCGGGCCGCCGACCCCCAGGCTGAGCGCGGCGGCTGATCTGGGGTGGGATTTCGGGACAAGGACGACGACGAAGAGGACGACGACGACGAGAAGCGATCCCAAAGGCTAGGCATGATGAGGACGGACGCCAGGACGTTTGCAGATGAGCTCTGGATGCGGGACCGCAGAAAATGCTGTAAGACAGGAGGGGCACGGACCCGGCGTCAGTCTGGGGGCTGGACCAGACTGAGAGAGCTGGGGACCCGCAGGACTGAGGCCTTCCCACGCAGGGATCAGCACACACAGAAGGGACACTTACCAGCTAGCTCCGTCAGCGAGAACTGCTAGGGCAAGTGCGTACCGCCGCTTGAATTAGTGCTCGAACTGGTACCAACCCCCGAGCGCTGCCCAGACCTGTCCCTTCTACCCACCCGCACCTCCCCCTTAGCCTGCCGCGGTCTCTAGCACCAGCGCAGAGAGGCCTATAAGGACTAGCGCGGAGAGACCACGCCCCCTCGGCGCCGCGGCCCAATCCAGATCCGGGAGTGTGGCTCCCCTAAGCCAATGGGCTCGGGGCGCACGTTCGCAACGTTCTCTCCTGCCTGGTGACAGAGGTCTGGCCCCGCCCCCGTTGAGCCCCGGAACGCTCCCAGCCGAACCCAGAGCGGCGGCCACGCCCCCTTTCTGGAAGGGATCCGCGGCGGCTGCAGCTGCCAAGGTCCCCGAGGGCGCTCGCGGCAGGGGAGGATCAAGGAAAGACTTGTTTATTATAGGGTCctgttgctgggggagggggtagccGTGACCGCGCGGGGGGAAAGCCAGGGGCACTTGAGGGGGTGGCGGGCCGGGAAAACGGTTGCCCCCAGCGTCTGGGAGCCTGCGACTACAGGCACAAGTAGGCGCTCGGATGGATGCCTGTGGGACGGCGGCGCGGGGAGCAGACGTTAACCCGGCAAACCCTCGTGCCTAGCGCACGTACCCCACGCTAACCCGGCCTTGCAAAGGGTCGGAATATGGGGGTGGGGTCCAGACTGGGCAGCTCGGGACACCGAGCTCTGTCTTCCTTGCAGCCCCACCCGCCCGATAACTCTACAGCCTCAGGGGATGGGTTAATGGGGTAGGTCCGTGCCCCGCATGATCCCCGTCCCAAATCGTGTCCGCTCCCACCCCCAACTGCTTCCAAGGAGAGGAGTTGGGGAGGGTGGCTAGAAAAGTGTTGTTGGGCTATGGTTCCTAGCGCCTGGACTTGGGGGCTGAGAACGGGGACCCATACCAGAAGGACACACGGACCCTCAGCGAGTCCGACCAAACCGACCGCTGTGCGGTAGTGTCCCCCCCGCCCGCTGTGCCGGAGAGTCCCCGGGCGTCTGCCGGGTCCTAGCGCCCCTCCCTTCCATGCGCTTTGTGTAAAAGACCCGGAGAGTTGCATCAGGACCAAGGACCTAGATCTCCGGAAAAAACCAGGAGTGCAATGGCCATCCCCTGTTTCGTCATTCAGGCGGGGCCACAGGAAATCTGGCCTGACGGTGGTGCTCGGACACGAATCATGATTGCTGAGGGTGGGAGGAGGTTCGGATGGACTCGACCTTTATGTCTTTAAAGGCTTATCAATCTGGGACACCGGGATCCCGATGGAAGAGGAAACCAATTTTACATCAGACGCTCCCACTCCCACAGCCTAACCAGATCTGACCGGCAGGCCTCGCCTCGGGGGCGGGCTTGCGAGTGACAGACGACACTTGCTGGAGGTCGGGCCCctgccatccccacccccacccaattaaaaaaaaaaaaaaaggctgagccGTGGGCCTTTCGGGCaaaccaagacctgagctggaaaGGACCGGAATTCAAGCCCTGCACcccatccccattttccagatggaagAACCGCCTCTGGAGACAAATttatggataaaaaataaattaggggAATCAGATTAGAAGATAGTGTTAAGACTGCTGCACAATAGAATAATAGTCTCTTAGCCGCTAGGGTGCTGAAGGCCTGAACACTGTCCTTTTCTTCCTGCCCTCGGACCTCTGATCACTTGCTGAGAGCCTTAAAGACCCCAGGGTCAGGGCGCTTAGGGGAAGTGCTTGGGGGCCTGGTGGTAGATGATGTTCTTTTGAAATCACCCTTTACTGTTGTGGAGTGATCCCTATGGATGTATCTTTTTGTCACCCAGACAAAAAGAAGATCAGAGTATGAATCCCTCAGAGTACCATTTGCCTTTCCCACCAGGCAGACTGGGCTGGGGACACTtgagacagaagaaaatagattttgggtgtttttcttttttcctctctctctctctctctggcagaaatttaaaaaggaaatgtttcagaaaaaaaaatgtgggacaCTAAGAAATAGATGTTTTTGAAAAAGTGGATATTCATAAGCGAAAGAATCCAGAGCCAGTTTGGAGAGGTCAGTTCATTAGGAATCATTCATTTTCAGTAAACACCATCATGAGTAGTGTGTTAACACCTTTTTTTATTCACTGTCTCATTCTGTTAATAAAACAGTTTTTCCTAAATGGGAAGGACTGTgttaatgagcactgagtaattttgtttcttttcagagaAATCCATTAATGTTGTCTCATTGTGTTTTTAGAAAGTGATGAAAAAAGGACCAGCAGTCTTAACCCTGGAGGTTTTTCCCAGAGTAGGAGGGAATGGGCTACAGGATAAGGGTAAATGATCACCTGCTAGGAGGCCTGGCTGAGGTCTGGCTAGGGAGACTCCAAATGGCTTTCTGCGCTTACACTTTTCCTCCTGGAAGGAGCGGGCAAAGCCCCACACCATTGTCTGCCAGGAGAACCTTTGGACCTAGACAAGGGATTTCTTAACTGTT is part of the Ursus arctos isolate Adak ecotype North America unplaced genomic scaffold, UrsArc2.0 scaffold_7, whole genome shotgun sequence genome and encodes:
- the DDIT4 gene encoding DNA damage-inducible transcript 4 protein → MPSLWDRFSSSSSSSSSSLSRNPTPDQPPRSAWGSAAREEGLGRCASLESSDCESLDSSNSGFGPEEDSAYLDGVSLPDFELLSDPEDEHLCASLMQLLQESLSQARLGSRRPARLLMPGQLVSQVGKELLRLAYSEPCGLRGALLDVCVEQGKSCHSVGQLALDPSLVPTFQLTLVLRLDSRLWPKIQGLFSSANSTFVPGFSQSLTLSTGFRVIKKKLYSSEQLLIEEC